A DNA window from Cervus canadensis isolate Bull #8, Minnesota chromosome 30, ASM1932006v1, whole genome shotgun sequence contains the following coding sequences:
- the ALKAL2 gene encoding ALK and LTK ligand 2, which produces MHGPGRPLLLGLLLVLGAAGPGRGGAERREAADRQTLLRLIVEIVQELRKYHSGESKRLQLSGRQDYILDRREVADYAYPEEQRVEIVPRDLRMKDKFLKHLTGPLYFSPKCSKHFHRLYHNTRDCTIPAYYKRCARLLTRLAVSPMCMEG; this is translated from the exons ATGCACGGACCCGGGCGCCCCCTCCTGCTGGGGCTGCTGCTCGTGCTGGGGGCGGCGGGGCCCGGCAGGGGCGGCGCGGAGCGCCGGGAGGCCGCGGACCGACAGACACTGCTGCGGCTCATCGTGGAGATCGTCCAGGAGCTCAGGAAGTACCACTCGGGGGAGTCCAAGAGGCTGCAGCTCTCGGGCCGGCAGGACTACATCCTGGACCGCAGGGAGGTCGCCGACTACGCCTACCCCGAGGAGCAGAGAGTGG AAATTGTCCCTCGAGATCTAAGGATGAAAGACaagtttttaaaacatcttaCAG GTCCTCTGTATTTCAGCCCAAAGTGCAGCAAACACTTCCACAGACTTTACCACAACACCCGAGACTGCACCATCCCCGCAT ACTACAAGAGGTGTGCCCGGCTTCTTACTCGGCTGGCAGTCAGCCCAATGTGCATGGAGGGATAA